Proteins encoded within one genomic window of Diorhabda sublineata isolate icDioSubl1.1 chromosome 1, icDioSubl1.1, whole genome shotgun sequence:
- the LOC130447280 gene encoding serine/threonine-protein kinase Tao: MAPVPRPGSLRDPEIADLFFKHDPEKIFEDLREIGHGSFGAVYYARCLLTREIVAVKKMSYLGKQSLEKWQDILKEIKFLKQLNHPNTIEYKGCYLRDNTAWLVMEYCLGSASDIIEVHKRPLKEDEISAICDGVLHGLGYLHELGRIHRDVKAGNILLTENGTVKLADFGSASVKCPANSFVGTPYWMAPEVILAMDEGQYDGKVDVWSLGITCIELAERKPPYFNMNAMSALYHIAQNESPTLSSSEWSDVFKHFVEACLQKLPVQRPTSSRLLSHQFVTRSRSPNVLIDLIQRTKAAVRDLDNLNYRKMKKILMVDNCETESTIDVDDTPDEHTGGDSSKSNSVTSEQSVHSVGVSASSQSSSTNSLPAGGEDGTARRHRQINHPVAVVVSDHGTNNFATIRTTSIVTKQQKEHMQEEMHEQMSGYKRMRREHQSALLKLEDKCKMEMDAHKNQLDKEYESLLQNFSKELERLQIKHQQELERKHKQNGASEKKLIKDISGRQDMDRKAFDANRKKEYKANKERWKRELSQDDSTPKRQRDATLQTHKDNLKLVDAQEEQRLLRCQKEYLELELRKFRRKKLMSYHQLEQELLRQELNKRQHQLEQAHSMLLRHHEKTQELEYRQQKAVHALREEQVKNQHDTELANQEEYMKRAEREMRKKHALELKQQPKSLKQKEMMVRKQFRETCKVQTKQYKALKAQILLSTPKENQKAVIKKLKEEQRRKLALLGDQYEQSIAEMLQKQCIKLDESQELQCQQLKERLRYEWEILIAYQSKNKMQAQAQRDREKNELQERVAVRKSLLEQKMTAENQRFIEERGERIRILHERQERELEDFDEESVRLGFSALMIAEMSLASLALNDMSRDSYDVDDASLSGSMLSLAHSNSSTSFPPSSV, translated from the exons ATGGCACCCGTGCCTCGCCCGGGTAGCCTACGCGATCCCGAGATCGCCGATCTCTTTTTTAAACATGATCCAGAAAAGATATTTGAAGATCTCAGAGAAATTGGACACGGCAGTTTTGGAGCAGTTTATTATGCAAGATGTCTCCTTACAAGAGAAATTGTGGCTGTCAAGAAGATGTCGTATCTTGGAAAACAGAGTTTAGAGAAATGGCAGGATATCTTGAAGGAGATAAA GTTTTTAAAGCAATTGAATCATCCTAACACTATAGAATATAAAGGATGTTACTTGAGAGACAATACAGCTTGGCTGGTGATGGAATATTGTCTAGGTTCTGCTTCTGATATTATTGAGGTACATAAGAGGCCTCTAAAAGAAGATGAGATATCTGCTATTTGTGATGGGGTATTACATGGATTAGGTTATTTACATGAATTAGGAAGAATCCAtcg tGACGTCAAAGCTGGCAATATACTATTAACTGAAAATGGTACTGTAAAATTAGCGGATTTTGGTAGTGCTTCAGTTAAATGTCCTGCTAATTCATTTGTGGGTACACCATATTGGATGGCACCTGAG gtTATATTAGCTATGGACGAGGGTCAGTATGATGGTAAAGTAGATGTATGGTCTTTAGGAATTACATGTATAGAATTAGCTGAAAGAAAACCAccatattttaatatgaatgcAATGTCTGCTTTATATCACATAGCTCAAAACGAATCCCCCACTTTATCTTCTTCAGAATGGTCGGATGTATTCAAACACTTTGTAGAAGCATGTTTACAG aaattaccAGTACAGCGTCCAACTTCATCTCGATTGTTGAGCCACCAGTTCGTTACTAGAAGTAGATCACCGAACGTCCTAATAGATTTAATTCAGCGTACTAAAGCAGCAGTTAGAGACTTGGATAATTTGAATTataggaaaatgaagaaaatactaATGGTAGATAATTGTGAAACAGAAAGTACTATAG aTGTTGATGATACTCCAGACGAACATACAGGCGGCGATAGTTCAAAAAGCAATTCAGTTACCTCCGAACAAAGTGTTCATTCAGTGGGAGTTTCGGCTAGTAGTCAATCGAGTAGTACAAACAGTTTACCAGCAGGTGGCGAGGACGGTACAGCCCGGAGACATCGACAAATTAATCATCCGGTGGCTGTAGTTGTTTCAGATCATGGTACCAATAATTTTGCTACCATAAGAACAACGAGCATAGTTACCAAACAACAGAAAGAGCATATGCAg gaGGAAATGCACGAACAAATGTCCGGCTACAAGAGAATGCGTAGGGAACATCAAAGTGCCTTGTTGAAATTGGAAGACAAGTGTAAAATGGAAATGGATGCACACAAAAATCAACTAGATAAAGAATACGAAAGTTTATTACAGAACTTTAGTAAGGAACTGGAAAGGCTGCAG ATAAAGCACCAACAAGAACTCGAGAGAAAGCACAAACAGAACGGCGCCAGcgaaaagaaattaattaaagaCATAAGCGGTCGACAGGATATGGATCGAAAAGCTTTTGATGCCAATAGAAAGAAGGAGTATAAAGCAAACAAAGAAAGGTGGAAACGTGAATTATCACAAGACGATTCAACGCCGAAAAGACAAAGAGACGCTACTCTACA gaCTCAcaaagataatttgaaattggtaGATGCTCAAGAAGAACAACGTTTATTGCGTTGTCAGAAAGAGTACCTCGAATTGGAACTGCGTAAATTccgtagaaaaaaattgatgtccTATCATCAGTTAGAACAGGAATTGTTGAGGCAGGAGTTGAATAAGCGTCAACATCAATTGGAACAAGCGCATTCGATGTTATTGAGACATCATGAAAAGACACAAGAATTGGAATATCGACAACAGAAAGCTGTCCATGCCCTGAGAGAAGAACAA GTTAAAAATCAACATGATACAGAATTAGCTAATCAGGAAGAATACATGAAAAGGGCTGAACGcgaaatgagaaaaaaacacgCCCTAGAACTAAAACAACAACCTAAATCTTTGAAA CAAAAAGAAATGATGGTGCGCAAACAATTTAGAGAGACGTGTAAGGTCCAAACAAAGCAATATAAAGCTCTAAAGGCTCAAATACTTTTGAGCACACCTAAAGAAAATCAAAAGGCGGTGATAAAGAAGTTGAAAGAGGAACAGAGGAGGAAATTAGCTCTATTGGGTGATCAATACGAGCAGAGTATCGCAGAAATGTTGCAGAAGCAATGTATCAAATTGGACGAAAGTCAAGAG ttgcaATGTCAACAATTGAAAGAGAGGCTCAGGTACGAATGGGAAATTTTGATAGCCTatcaaagtaaaaataaaatgcagGCCCAAGCGCAAAGGGATAGAGAAAAGAATGAATTACAAGAAAGGGTCGCGGTTAGGAAATCTCTCCTTGAACAAAAG atgaCTGCTGAAAATCAGAGGTTTATCGAAGAGAGAGGTGAAAGGATAAGAATTCTCCACGAAAGACAAGAAAGGGAAttggaagattttgatgaagaGTCTGTAAGACTGGGATTTAG tgCATTAATGATAGCTGAGATGTCGCTAGCATCTTTGGCATTAAATGACATGTCTCGTGACAGTTACGACGTTGACGACGCCAGTTTATCGGGTTCGATGCTCAGTTTGGCGCATTCAAACAGCTCTACCAGTTTTCCACCTAGTTCCGTTTAA